From a region of the Acinetobacter calcoaceticus genome:
- a CDS encoding LysR family transcriptional regulator: MANFDINRSGELAIFIRVVELGSFSAVARACDMTPSAVSKLIARLEKRLGIRLLNRSTRQFQLTSEGCQFYEQGLQILSELDELEQSVTANHTPQGRIRIHTSLSYWTHFLLPCISLFNQRYPQIEIEAHLSDEVINLVEQRIDVAIRTGPLKSSNLVARSLGSTHKHYVCSSRYIEQYGCPQHPDELSEHQLLDVSYQRQNKTWLFKKADQEITLIPTQVLRVNHGEAILQLALASVGIAQLNEFQVRKALEQKQLIKILEDWNINASEEFHAVWIGHDKYVPKRVRVFLDFLVEHANIS; encoded by the coding sequence ATGGCTAATTTTGATATTAATCGATCTGGCGAGCTGGCAATTTTTATTCGCGTGGTCGAGTTAGGAAGCTTTTCTGCTGTAGCAAGAGCATGCGACATGACGCCGTCTGCTGTCAGTAAATTAATTGCTCGGCTCGAAAAAAGACTTGGCATAAGATTACTGAATCGTTCAACACGTCAGTTTCAGCTCACAAGTGAAGGGTGCCAGTTTTATGAGCAGGGTCTTCAAATACTCAGTGAGCTAGACGAGCTCGAACAATCTGTTACGGCAAATCACACGCCTCAAGGGCGAATAAGAATACATACCAGCCTTTCATATTGGACCCATTTTTTGTTGCCGTGTATTTCTTTATTTAATCAGCGCTATCCACAAATCGAAATAGAGGCTCATTTAAGTGATGAAGTCATTAATTTAGTTGAGCAAAGAATTGATGTTGCAATTCGCACCGGACCTTTAAAAAGCTCCAATTTGGTGGCTCGCTCATTGGGGAGTACTCATAAACATTATGTATGTTCATCCAGATACATTGAACAATATGGCTGTCCACAGCATCCAGATGAACTATCTGAACATCAGCTTTTAGACGTAAGTTATCAGCGCCAAAATAAGACATGGCTGTTTAAAAAAGCGGATCAAGAAATCACGCTCATACCTACTCAGGTTTTAAGAGTAAATCATGGAGAGGCGATTTTGCAGTTAGCACTTGCCAGTGTTGGTATTGCACAGCTAAATGAATTCCAAGTTCGAAAAGCGCTAGAACAAAAGCAGTTAATTAAAATTCTTGAAGACTGGAATATTAATGCTTCTGAAGAATTTCATGCTGTCTGGATCGGCCATGATAAATATGTTCCTAAACGTGTAAGGGTCTTTTTAGATTTCTTGGTAGAGCATGCAAATATCAGTTAG
- a CDS encoding SGNH/GDSL hydrolase family protein, whose amino-acid sequence MKLYKSALLSLALFSTVAQAEVQTSQWVTSWSASPQIVWDKNFIFPTHIPEQLSNQTIRQISQISLGGQSIRLVFTNQYGNEPLHIKKTTVGLMNGKNIQAKKLYPVHFSGQATAEILPGKQLLSDPIALPVPNHSKLLVNTFIEKPTHFKTFHWDAKQTSWLIAGNQTDNVVTPLNAQTTTARLLLSAIEVKPKHKAHVVAVIGDSITDGATATLDANSRWTDFLAKRLSPHQVAVINSGISGNRLLTDGMGDSALKRLKNEISQYSGIKTLIVLVGINDISWPGTAFAPKQEIPSFEALTQGYKQLVSEAHRQGIQVIGATLPPFAGALPNTPLDNYYQLDKDQLRKKINDWIRTSQTFDGVLDLDQGLKDPKHPDRLSPIYDSGDHLHPNDRGNQQMANLVHLNLLLKK is encoded by the coding sequence ATGAAACTTTATAAATCCGCTTTATTGTCTTTAGCCTTATTTTCTACCGTAGCACAAGCAGAGGTACAAACGAGTCAATGGGTCACCAGTTGGTCTGCTAGCCCACAAATAGTTTGGGATAAGAACTTTATTTTCCCTACTCATATTCCTGAGCAATTATCTAACCAAACAATCCGACAAATCAGCCAAATTAGTTTAGGTGGTCAATCAATTCGATTGGTATTTACCAATCAATATGGAAACGAACCGCTTCATATTAAAAAAACAACGGTCGGGCTAATGAATGGGAAAAATATTCAAGCAAAAAAACTTTATCCTGTTCATTTTTCTGGACAAGCCACAGCCGAAATTTTGCCAGGTAAACAGCTTTTGAGTGACCCAATTGCCCTGCCTGTTCCTAACCATAGTAAATTGTTAGTAAATACATTTATTGAAAAGCCCACCCATTTTAAAACTTTCCATTGGGATGCTAAACAAACGAGCTGGCTCATTGCGGGAAACCAGACAGATAATGTCGTTACGCCCCTCAATGCTCAAACAACAACAGCAAGGTTGTTACTGTCGGCAATAGAGGTGAAGCCCAAACACAAAGCTCATGTGGTTGCAGTCATTGGAGACTCAATTACCGATGGTGCTACTGCAACTTTAGATGCCAATAGTAGATGGACTGATTTTTTAGCCAAGCGTTTATCACCTCATCAAGTGGCCGTGATTAATAGTGGAATTTCAGGAAACCGACTACTCACAGATGGTATGGGCGACAGTGCTTTAAAACGTTTAAAAAATGAGATATCCCAATATTCGGGCATCAAAACGTTAATTGTTCTGGTGGGTATTAATGATATTTCATGGCCGGGTACAGCTTTTGCTCCTAAACAAGAAATACCGTCTTTTGAAGCATTAACTCAAGGCTATAAACAACTTGTGAGTGAAGCACATCGTCAGGGTATTCAGGTGATTGGGGCAACCCTACCACCTTTTGCAGGTGCGCTACCTAACACCCCTTTAGACAATTATTATCAACTTGATAAAGATCAATTACGTAAAAAAATTAATGATTGGATAAGAACCAGTCAGACATTTGACGGCGTACTTGATCTTGATCAAGGTCTGAAAGATCCGAAACATCCTGATCGATTAAGCCCGATTTATGACTCAGGTGATCATTTGCATCCCAATGATCGCGGTAATCAACAAATGGCAAATCTGGTTCATTTAAACTTATTACTTAAGAAATAA